A genomic segment from Myxococcota bacterium encodes:
- a CDS encoding PLP-dependent aminotransferase family protein, with protein MAAVTNFERSDEANRRRPRPRRRADGGTARGFALRDLPLDGDGPVYGQIYRGLRAAVLTGRLPAGARLPATRALAADLDVSRTTVLAAYEQLLAEGYAVARVGAGTFVAPQLPEVREARANGLAGRARATADAAAATRAAPATSDARVPGLSRLGRLLARARPRLAHEAATERDAVRFDFTPCVPDLERLPDDAWRRALARTAAAVPRAAFDYADPSGSRALRDALAAHLLRARGVRARADRIVVVGGVAQALDLCARLFVDPGDAVLVEDPGYLGARRVFGAAGAELVAGPVDASGLDLARVDAAALARCKLAYVTPSHQFPMGSVMSLRRRLDLLAWAHARGAFVVEDDYDSEFRYAGRAIEALASLDERGNVVYVGTFSKTLFPALRTAYLALPEPLVELVRAAKWLADWASPTFEQEALARFLASGDFERHVRRARTLYGRARAALLDAIARELGARAVVRDGRAGLHLLVRLPDVAASAWPAIDARARAHGLAVYDARPFHLSPPAPAAPLELVLGFTRIDECDVAAGVAALAACLEGAARPSDTRSGDADAPSGASVHTV; from the coding sequence ATGGCGGCCGTGACCAATTTCGAAAGATCCGACGAGGCCAATCGGAGGCGGCCGCGCCCGCGGCGGCGCGCGGATGGCGGCACCGCTCGCGGCTTCGCCCTGCGCGACCTGCCGCTCGACGGCGACGGGCCCGTCTACGGCCAGATCTACCGCGGGCTGCGGGCGGCCGTCCTGACCGGGCGCCTGCCCGCCGGCGCGCGCCTGCCCGCGACGCGCGCCCTCGCGGCCGACCTCGACGTCTCGCGCACGACCGTGCTCGCCGCCTACGAGCAGCTCCTCGCGGAGGGCTACGCGGTCGCGCGCGTCGGCGCCGGAACGTTCGTCGCACCGCAGCTGCCGGAGGTCCGCGAAGCGCGCGCGAACGGGCTCGCGGGCCGCGCGCGCGCGACGGCGGACGCGGCGGCGGCGACGCGCGCAGCGCCCGCGACGAGCGACGCGCGGGTGCCCGGCCTCTCGCGCCTCGGCCGGCTCCTCGCCCGCGCGCGCCCGCGCCTCGCGCACGAGGCGGCGACCGAGCGGGACGCCGTGCGCTTCGACTTCACGCCCTGCGTGCCGGACCTCGAGCGCCTCCCCGACGACGCGTGGCGCCGCGCGCTGGCGCGCACGGCCGCCGCCGTGCCGCGCGCCGCCTTCGACTACGCCGACCCTTCCGGCTCGCGCGCGCTGCGCGACGCGCTCGCCGCACACCTGCTGCGCGCGCGCGGCGTGCGCGCGCGCGCCGATCGCATCGTCGTCGTCGGCGGCGTCGCGCAGGCGCTCGACCTGTGCGCGCGGCTCTTCGTCGACCCCGGCGACGCCGTGCTCGTCGAGGATCCGGGCTACCTCGGCGCGCGGCGCGTCTTCGGCGCGGCCGGCGCCGAGCTCGTCGCCGGCCCGGTCGACGCGAGCGGGCTCGACCTCGCGCGCGTCGACGCCGCAGCGCTCGCGCGATGCAAGCTCGCGTACGTCACGCCGTCGCACCAGTTTCCGATGGGCAGCGTGATGTCGCTGCGCCGGCGCCTCGACCTGCTCGCGTGGGCCCACGCGCGCGGCGCGTTCGTCGTCGAGGACGACTACGACAGCGAGTTCCGCTACGCAGGCCGCGCGATCGAAGCGCTCGCGAGCCTCGACGAGCGCGGCAACGTCGTCTACGTCGGCACGTTCTCGAAGACGCTCTTCCCCGCGCTGCGCACCGCCTACCTCGCGCTGCCCGAGCCACTCGTCGAGCTCGTGCGCGCGGCGAAGTGGCTCGCCGACTGGGCGTCGCCGACCTTCGAGCAGGAGGCGCTCGCGCGCTTCCTCGCCTCCGGCGACTTCGAGCGCCACGTGCGGCGCGCGCGCACGCTCTACGGACGCGCGCGCGCGGCCCTGCTCGACGCGATCGCGCGCGAGCTCGGCGCGCGCGCCGTCGTGCGCGACGGGCGCGCCGGCCTCCACCTCCTCGTGCGCCTCCCCGACGTCGCCGCATCGGCGTGGCCCGCGATCGACGCGCGCGCCCGCGCGCACGGGCTCGCCGTCTACGACGCGCGTCCGTTCCACCTCTCGCCGCCCGCGCCGGCCGCACCGCTCGAGCTCGTCCTCGGCTTCACGCGCATCGACGAATGCGATGTCGCGGCGGGTGTCGCCGCACTCGCGGCGTGCCTCGAAGGCGCGGCGCGGCCGAGCGACACGCGATCCGGCGACGCCGACGCTCCGTCGGGCGCGTCGGTGCACACGGTGTAG
- a CDS encoding molybdopterin-dependent oxidoreductase: MTTTTVHRTCTICEATCGISVEVDAGRRAALRVVGDRDDPFSAGHVCPKVHAMGALLDDPDRLRTPVRRTERGFEPIGWDEALEFAARGLARVRDAHGVDAIALYRGNPTVHDAQSILYWNALQRALPTRNQFSAGSLDTWPRFVQAGLMYGGFLNTPVPDVDRTDYFLMLGANPLASHGSLMTAPGMRRRLDALRARGGTLVVVDPRRSETAARADEHVAVRPGGDAALVLGMVHCLFEEGLVDLGRAAPWVRGVDDVRALVARHAPEAVSGACGVPAADIRRLARAFAAAPSAVAYGRMGTCVQSFGTLASWAIDLLNVLTGNLDRPGGAMFPEPAVSLAFAGPGKDGTPPYGRWQSRVGGRDEIQGELPMAAFAEEMEAPGDGQVRALVIIAGNPVVSAPNARRIDRALAGLEHMVAFDYYLNETTRHAHVVLPPTPPLANDTYDLALLHFAVRNVAKWSPAAIEPEDGTRPVWRSLLDLAKQLLGAGALTTEQADDLVLRQVAEQALPRSRFRDVLSVDEVLAGAGGEAGPRRAIDVLLRIGPYGDGFGREPGGLSVERLEESVHGVDLGALAPRLPGAIQTPSGSIELAPERIVRDLPRLDRFLADAARDDRVLLIGRRDVRSMNSWLHNLPSLAKGSERCTLLVHPDDAARHGLAQGGLARVEGRVGAVVARVEVDDAMRPGVASLPHGWGHDLPGVELAVARRRPGVNANAVVDDALVDVPSGTSVLNGIPVALSPVPGL, from the coding sequence ATGACGACCACAACCGTTCATCGCACGTGCACGATCTGCGAGGCCACCTGTGGGATCTCGGTCGAGGTCGACGCCGGACGCCGCGCGGCGCTCCGCGTCGTCGGCGATCGCGACGACCCGTTCTCCGCCGGGCACGTCTGTCCCAAGGTGCACGCGATGGGGGCGCTGCTCGACGACCCCGATCGCCTCCGCACGCCCGTGCGGCGGACCGAGCGCGGCTTCGAGCCGATCGGCTGGGACGAGGCCCTCGAGTTCGCCGCGCGCGGCCTCGCGCGCGTGCGCGACGCACACGGCGTCGACGCGATCGCGCTCTACCGCGGCAACCCGACCGTGCACGACGCGCAGTCGATCCTCTACTGGAACGCGCTGCAGCGAGCGCTGCCGACGCGCAACCAGTTCTCGGCCGGCTCGCTCGACACCTGGCCTCGCTTCGTGCAGGCCGGGCTCATGTACGGCGGCTTCCTGAACACGCCGGTGCCCGACGTCGACCGCACGGACTACTTCCTGATGCTGGGCGCGAACCCGCTCGCGTCGCACGGCAGCCTGATGACGGCGCCGGGCATGCGGCGTCGACTCGACGCGCTGCGCGCGCGCGGCGGCACGCTCGTCGTCGTCGATCCGCGCCGCAGCGAGACGGCCGCGCGCGCCGACGAGCACGTCGCCGTGCGTCCCGGCGGCGACGCCGCGCTCGTGCTCGGCATGGTCCACTGCCTCTTCGAGGAGGGCCTCGTCGACCTCGGGCGCGCCGCGCCCTGGGTGCGCGGCGTCGACGACGTGCGCGCGCTCGTCGCTCGCCACGCACCGGAGGCGGTGAGCGGCGCGTGCGGCGTGCCGGCCGCCGACATCCGCCGCCTCGCGCGCGCCTTCGCGGCGGCGCCCTCCGCCGTCGCCTACGGGCGCATGGGCACCTGCGTGCAGTCGTTCGGCACGCTCGCGAGCTGGGCGATCGACCTGCTCAACGTGCTGACGGGCAACCTCGACCGGCCGGGCGGCGCGATGTTCCCCGAGCCGGCGGTGAGCCTCGCGTTCGCGGGCCCCGGCAAGGACGGCACGCCGCCCTACGGGCGCTGGCAGAGCCGCGTCGGCGGGCGCGACGAGATCCAGGGCGAGCTCCCGATGGCGGCGTTCGCCGAGGAGATGGAGGCGCCGGGCGACGGGCAGGTGCGCGCGCTCGTGATCATCGCCGGCAATCCGGTCGTGTCGGCGCCGAACGCGCGCCGCATCGACCGCGCGCTCGCCGGCCTCGAGCACATGGTCGCGTTCGACTACTACCTGAACGAGACGACGCGGCACGCGCACGTCGTGCTGCCGCCGACGCCGCCGCTCGCGAACGACACCTACGACCTCGCGCTCCTGCACTTCGCCGTGCGCAACGTGGCGAAGTGGTCGCCCGCGGCGATCGAGCCCGAGGACGGGACGCGCCCGGTGTGGCGCTCGCTGCTCGACCTCGCGAAGCAGCTGCTCGGCGCGGGCGCGCTCACGACCGAGCAGGCCGACGACCTCGTGCTGCGCCAGGTCGCCGAGCAGGCGCTCCCGCGCTCGCGCTTCCGCGACGTCCTCTCGGTCGACGAAGTGCTCGCCGGTGCGGGCGGCGAGGCCGGGCCGCGGCGCGCGATCGACGTGCTGCTGCGCATCGGGCCCTACGGCGACGGATTCGGTCGCGAGCCCGGCGGGCTCTCGGTCGAGCGACTCGAGGAGAGCGTGCACGGCGTCGACCTCGGCGCGCTCGCGCCGCGCCTCCCCGGAGCGATCCAGACGCCGAGCGGGTCGATCGAGCTCGCGCCCGAGCGCATCGTGCGCGACCTGCCGCGCCTCGACCGCTTCCTCGCCGACGCGGCGCGCGACGACCGCGTGCTGCTGATCGGGCGGCGCGACGTGCGATCGATGAACTCGTGGCTGCACAACCTCCCGAGCCTCGCGAAGGGAAGCGAGCGCTGCACGCTGCTCGTCCACCCCGACGACGCCGCGCGCCACGGCCTCGCGCAGGGCGGGCTCGCGCGCGTAGAGGGACGCGTCGGTGCGGTGGTGGCGCGGGTCGAGGTGGACGACGCGATGCGGCCCGGTGTCGCGAGCCTCCCGCACGGCTGGGGCCACGACCTTCCGGGTGTCGAGCTCGCCGTCGCGCGCCGCCGCCCCGGCGTGAACGCGAATGCCGTGGTCGACGACGCGCTCGTCGACGTGCCGTCGGGAACGAGCGTGCTGAACGGGATCCCGGTCGCGCTGTCGCCCGTGCCCGGGCTCTAG
- a CDS encoding DUF4336 domain-containing protein, whose product MLEPFGTRLFVADGPTVPFLGIPYPTRMAVAVLADGGLFVWSPIAIDDALAREVDALGPVRHLVAPNKLHHLFLGAWSERYPDAKLHAAPGLARRRRDLEFDAELGDAPDPAWGGEIAPVVVRGSFALEEVVFVHHPSRTALVTDLVQRNDADAFTGWRRLAMRLVGVVGENGSTPLEWRSTFLRRSRAREARARLLALRPEALVVAHGACARSNAVPILERALAWM is encoded by the coding sequence GTGCTCGAGCCGTTCGGAACGCGCCTCTTCGTCGCCGACGGGCCGACCGTCCCGTTCCTCGGGATCCCGTACCCGACGCGCATGGCGGTCGCCGTGCTGGCGGACGGCGGGCTCTTTGTGTGGTCGCCGATCGCGATCGACGACGCGCTCGCGCGCGAGGTCGATGCGCTCGGCCCCGTCCGGCACCTCGTGGCGCCGAACAAGCTGCACCATCTGTTCCTCGGCGCGTGGAGCGAGCGCTACCCGGACGCGAAGCTCCACGCCGCGCCCGGCCTCGCGCGCCGCCGCCGCGACCTCGAGTTCGACGCCGAGCTCGGCGACGCGCCCGACCCCGCGTGGGGCGGCGAGATCGCGCCCGTCGTCGTCCGCGGCTCGTTCGCGCTCGAGGAGGTGGTGTTCGTGCACCACCCGTCGCGGACCGCGCTCGTCACCGACCTCGTGCAGCGCAACGACGCGGACGCGTTCACCGGCTGGCGCCGCCTCGCGATGCGGCTCGTCGGCGTCGTCGGCGAGAACGGCAGCACGCCGCTCGAGTGGCGATCGACGTTCCTGCGCCGCAGCCGCGCGCGCGAAGCGCGCGCGCGGCTGCTCGCCCTCCGGCCGGAAGCGCTCGTCGTCGCGCACGGCGCGTGCGCGCGCAGCAACGCCGTGCCGATCCTCGAGCGCGCGCTCGCGTGGATGTGA
- a CDS encoding VCBS repeat-containing protein yields MKRGASACTAALVASAVAFATASAARAQEAAPGRALGDYRVVELAHPERTLAHRTVDVDGDGRRDLVFAFERDASGEHFGLRTCTFAPEPAFSRCADLALGEDVRAFDVGNVDATPASELVLLTRGGGALAAWRDGRFAPPQPLALDSLLAGSDDGAPVAARVLFDLDGDGRDELLLPTLAGPALRRFTDAGPGAAQTLASPAQVRYRLGRRASELAAATGREPARRLASEATTPLLYVEDFDGDARLDVVTITDNRVRVFAQREDGAFPSTPTLDVERSVLSPEAEREGFRGEATSFADLDGDGRADLIVLEWGADGERTKMDRHVFFAREGLAYPEEPDQIVRSESVFPDFEIADLDGDGRRDLVIPYFHIAPSQALKMVTQNTLRVQLRMFLLREDGRFGQDEGNRFARVDRRIVLDYHLDVMRFLFGAGGRPPEHFAPLITTRGDFDGDGLRDLATDDGRGQLHIRFGNRDADFSRGPELAIRFESSLAHELVDVDGDGRSDVVSYLGRASDDEDDEDDDGRSPTELRRGTRPARAPAPTTAPAAPPAASRIHVLLSR; encoded by the coding sequence GTGAAGCGCGGCGCCTCGGCGTGCACCGCGGCGCTCGTCGCCTCGGCGGTCGCGTTCGCGACGGCCTCCGCCGCGCGCGCGCAGGAGGCCGCGCCCGGCCGCGCGCTCGGCGACTACCGCGTCGTCGAGCTCGCCCACCCCGAGCGCACGCTCGCCCACCGCACCGTCGACGTCGACGGCGACGGCCGGCGCGACCTCGTGTTCGCGTTCGAGCGCGACGCGAGCGGCGAGCACTTCGGCCTGCGCACCTGCACGTTCGCGCCGGAGCCCGCGTTCTCGCGCTGCGCGGACCTCGCGCTCGGCGAGGACGTCCGCGCCTTCGACGTCGGCAACGTCGACGCGACGCCGGCGAGCGAGCTCGTGCTGCTCACGCGCGGCGGAGGCGCCCTCGCCGCGTGGCGCGACGGCCGCTTCGCGCCGCCCCAGCCGCTCGCGCTCGACAGCCTGCTCGCCGGGAGCGACGACGGCGCACCGGTCGCGGCGCGCGTGCTCTTCGATCTCGACGGCGACGGCCGCGACGAGCTGCTCCTCCCGACGCTCGCCGGGCCCGCGCTGCGCCGGTTCACGGACGCGGGCCCCGGTGCGGCGCAGACGCTCGCGAGCCCCGCGCAGGTGCGGTACCGGCTCGGGCGCCGCGCGAGCGAGCTCGCGGCCGCCACCGGGCGGGAGCCCGCGCGACGCCTCGCGAGCGAGGCGACGACGCCGCTGCTCTACGTCGAGGACTTCGACGGCGACGCGCGACTCGACGTCGTGACGATCACCGACAACCGCGTGCGCGTCTTCGCGCAGCGCGAAGACGGAGCGTTCCCTTCGACGCCGACGCTCGACGTCGAGCGCAGCGTCCTCTCGCCCGAAGCCGAGCGCGAGGGGTTCCGCGGCGAGGCGACGAGCTTCGCCGATCTCGACGGCGACGGGCGCGCCGACCTGATCGTGCTCGAGTGGGGCGCCGACGGCGAGCGCACGAAGATGGACCGGCACGTCTTCTTCGCCCGCGAGGGGCTCGCGTATCCCGAGGAGCCCGACCAGATCGTGCGCTCCGAGAGCGTCTTCCCCGACTTCGAGATCGCCGACCTCGACGGTGACGGACGCCGCGATCTCGTGATCCCGTACTTCCACATCGCGCCGTCGCAGGCGCTCAAGATGGTCACGCAGAACACGCTGCGCGTGCAGCTGCGGATGTTCCTGCTGCGCGAGGACGGGCGCTTCGGGCAGGACGAGGGCAACCGGTTCGCGCGCGTCGACCGCCGCATCGTGCTCGACTACCACCTCGACGTGATGCGCTTCCTGTTCGGGGCCGGGGGCCGCCCGCCCGAACACTTCGCGCCCCTGATCACGACGCGCGGCGACTTCGACGGGGACGGCCTGCGCGATCTCGCGACCGACGACGGACGCGGGCAGCTGCACATCCGCTTCGGCAACCGCGACGCGGACTTCTCGCGCGGCCCGGAGCTCGCCATCCGGTTCGAGTCCTCGCTCGCGCACGAGCTCGTCGACGTCGACGGCGACGGGCGCAGCGACGTCGTGAGCTACCTCGGCCGCGCATCGGACGACGAGGACGACGAGGACGACGACGGCCGGTCGCCGACCGAGCTGCGCCGCGGCACGCGCCCGGCCCGCGCTCCGGCGCCGACGACGGCGCCGGCCGCGCCGCCCGCCGCGTCGCGCATCCACGTGCTCCTGTCACGTTAG
- a CDS encoding acyl-CoA dehydrogenase family protein has product MTASPDVLATAKSLRPLVEAQADATDTDLTMTKACVEAFAETNLFHVMVPKALGGLEADTDTLIDVFEELAHQDGSIGWSHMANASSTSYAAFLDPAFAREMIGDKPGSVFAGQFAPRGQAKRAPGGFRVSGGYQFGSGSAHASYLGGGGFVTGDDGAPEMLASGLPAYLCWFAAKDAVEMKGNWDVLGLRGTGSFDYVIPEQVIEEGRTFFLFDPQVRTGGALFRLGATALAGLGHAGWGLGVAQRALDEIEHLATGGRARLNGGAIRDQAVFQRSFGEKQMALRSVRLLAHDVFGGIVERLAAGEPMSKAMNADVMGSVAYLTQVAQDVVLFAYQWAGSNGLRNPSVVQRCFRDMFTGGLHLYVDRKSYEDVAKERMGVA; this is encoded by the coding sequence ATGACCGCCTCGCCCGATGTCCTCGCCACCGCGAAGTCGCTGCGCCCGCTCGTCGAGGCGCAGGCCGACGCGACCGACACCGACCTCACGATGACCAAGGCCTGCGTCGAGGCGTTCGCCGAGACGAACCTCTTCCACGTGATGGTCCCGAAGGCGCTCGGCGGTCTCGAGGCCGACACCGACACGCTCATCGACGTGTTCGAGGAGCTCGCGCACCAGGACGGCTCGATCGGCTGGTCGCACATGGCGAACGCGAGCTCGACGTCGTACGCGGCCTTCCTCGACCCGGCGTTCGCGCGCGAGATGATCGGCGACAAGCCGGGCTCGGTGTTCGCCGGGCAGTTCGCGCCGCGCGGCCAGGCGAAGCGCGCGCCCGGCGGCTTCCGCGTCTCGGGCGGCTACCAGTTCGGGAGCGGGAGCGCGCACGCGTCCTACCTCGGCGGTGGCGGCTTCGTGACCGGCGACGACGGCGCGCCCGAGATGCTCGCGAGCGGGCTTCCCGCCTACCTGTGCTGGTTCGCGGCGAAGGACGCCGTCGAGATGAAGGGCAACTGGGACGTGCTCGGCCTGCGCGGCACGGGAAGCTTCGACTACGTGATTCCCGAGCAGGTGATCGAGGAGGGGCGCACGTTCTTCCTGTTCGATCCGCAGGTGCGCACCGGCGGCGCGCTCTTCCGACTCGGCGCGACGGCGCTCGCCGGGCTCGGCCACGCGGGCTGGGGCCTCGGCGTCGCGCAGCGCGCGCTCGACGAGATCGAGCACCTGGCGACGGGCGGGCGCGCGCGGCTGAACGGAGGCGCGATCCGCGACCAGGCCGTCTTCCAGCGCTCGTTCGGCGAGAAGCAGATGGCGCTGCGCTCGGTGCGGCTGCTCGCGCACGACGTGTTCGGCGGCATCGTCGAGCGGCTCGCCGCGGGCGAGCCGATGTCGAAGGCGATGAACGCCGACGTGATGGGCTCGGTCGCGTACCTGACGCAGGTGGCGCAGGACGTCGTGCTCTTCGCCTACCAATGGGCGGGCAGCAACGGGCTGCGCAATCCGAGCGTCGTGCAGCGGTGCTTCCGCGACATGTTCACGGGCGGCCTCCACCTCTACGTCGACCGCAAGTCCTACGAGGACGTCGCGAAGGAGCGGATGGGGGTCGCCTAG
- a CDS encoding ABC transporter ATP-binding protein encodes MTLAVDAERLEKRFSSFVAVEDVSLRVEAGEIFGFIGPNGAGKTTTLRMLLGLVAPTRGSVSLFGHDVARDFKAAIANVGALVEGAAFHPFLSGRDNLRAFGCLTGGAPRARVDEVLDAVGLLARADDRVKGYSQGMRQRLGIALALLEAPRLLVLDEPTNGLDPQGTREVRDLVRRVRSERGTTVLLSSHLLAEMEQICDRVAVIAGGRILREGTLEEIVGRDAERVEIGVADGREEDAARVARARGATDVSVLRRGRIELARGALDLAALNRALLDAGVDVHELAPRRRSLEQAFVALTGDASALRGRPAA; translated from the coding sequence ATGACCCTCGCCGTCGACGCCGAGCGCCTCGAGAAGCGCTTCTCCTCGTTCGTCGCGGTCGAGGACGTGAGCCTGCGCGTCGAGGCCGGCGAGATCTTCGGCTTCATCGGCCCGAACGGCGCGGGGAAGACGACGACGCTGCGGATGCTGCTCGGGCTCGTCGCGCCGACGCGGGGGAGCGTGAGCCTCTTCGGGCACGACGTCGCGCGCGACTTCAAGGCGGCCATCGCGAACGTCGGCGCGCTCGTCGAGGGCGCGGCCTTCCATCCGTTCCTGTCGGGCCGCGACAACCTGCGCGCCTTCGGCTGCCTGACGGGCGGCGCGCCGCGCGCGCGCGTCGACGAGGTGCTCGACGCCGTCGGCCTCCTCGCGCGCGCCGACGACCGCGTGAAGGGCTACTCGCAGGGCATGCGGCAGCGGCTCGGGATCGCGCTCGCGCTGCTCGAGGCGCCGCGCCTGCTCGTGCTCGACGAGCCGACGAACGGGCTCGACCCGCAGGGCACGCGCGAGGTGCGCGACCTCGTGCGGCGCGTGCGGAGCGAGCGCGGGACGACGGTGCTGCTGTCGAGCCACCTGCTCGCGGAGATGGAGCAGATCTGCGATCGCGTCGCGGTCATCGCGGGCGGCCGCATCCTGCGCGAGGGGACGCTCGAGGAGATCGTCGGCCGCGACGCCGAACGCGTGGAGATCGGCGTCGCGGACGGCCGCGAGGAGGACGCCGCCCGCGTCGCGCGCGCGCGCGGCGCGACCGACGTGTCGGTGCTGCGGCGCGGGCGCATCGAGCTCGCGCGCGGCGCGCTCGACCTCGCCGCGCTGAACCGCGCGCTGCTCGACGCGGGCGTCGACGTCCACGAGCTCGCGCCGCGTCGGCGCAGCCTCGAGCAGGCGTTCGTCGCGCTGACCGGCGACGCGTCCGCGCTGCGCGGGCGCCCCGCCGCATGA
- a CDS encoding amidohydrolase family protein, translating to MASAQSDRNYVVISCDTHAGASVNDYREYLDAKHQKLFDDWRGSYRNPQQQHIGSKKHKNWDDEARMKDMREDGVVGEVVFPNTVPPFFRSSVLICGNPRPEDYPLRLEGIRAHNRWLADWCKEYPDQRAGIGLVYLHDIDAAIQDVEWIAKHDLRGGILLPHVPDDCTSFIKPLYSPDYDRLWALIEEAGLVINHHGGTGSPDYGKWSVSLPIRLIETRFFSTRSYSQLILAGVFHRFPKLKYIVTEAGCAWVPQQLQTLDWTWGRVRAGVAGEFEFAKDAATPEPPSFYAKRNCWYGASSPSPMELADREVIGTDRILWGSDYPHYEGTYPHTRLAIRHAFNDKPVPEVRRMLGDNAAELYGFDLAKLQKLADEYGPSVAEVARKPADEEFPALTHTNALRRA from the coding sequence ATGGCCAGCGCACAGAGCGATCGGAACTACGTCGTCATCTCCTGCGACACGCACGCCGGAGCGAGCGTCAACGACTACCGCGAGTACCTCGACGCGAAGCACCAGAAGCTCTTCGACGATTGGCGGGGCTCGTACCGCAACCCGCAGCAGCAGCACATCGGCTCGAAGAAGCACAAGAACTGGGACGACGAGGCGCGCATGAAGGACATGCGCGAGGACGGCGTCGTCGGCGAGGTCGTCTTCCCGAACACCGTGCCGCCGTTCTTCCGCTCGAGCGTGCTGATCTGCGGCAACCCGCGACCCGAGGACTACCCGCTCCGCCTCGAGGGCATCCGCGCGCACAACCGCTGGCTCGCCGACTGGTGCAAGGAGTACCCCGACCAGCGCGCGGGCATCGGGCTCGTCTACCTCCACGACATCGACGCGGCGATCCAGGACGTCGAGTGGATCGCGAAGCACGACCTGCGCGGCGGCATCCTGCTCCCGCACGTGCCCGACGACTGCACGTCGTTCATCAAGCCGCTCTACTCCCCCGACTACGATCGCCTGTGGGCGCTGATCGAGGAGGCCGGCCTCGTCATCAACCACCACGGCGGCACCGGCTCGCCCGACTACGGCAAGTGGTCCGTGTCGCTGCCGATCCGCCTGATCGAGACGCGCTTCTTCTCGACGCGCTCGTACTCGCAGCTCATCCTCGCCGGCGTCTTCCACCGCTTCCCGAAGCTCAAGTACATCGTGACCGAGGCGGGCTGCGCGTGGGTGCCCCAGCAGCTGCAGACCCTCGACTGGACGTGGGGCCGCGTGCGCGCGGGCGTCGCGGGCGAGTTCGAGTTCGCGAAGGATGCGGCGACCCCCGAGCCGCCGAGCTTCTACGCGAAGCGCAACTGCTGGTACGGCGCGAGCTCGCCGTCGCCCATGGAGCTCGCCGACCGCGAGGTGATCGGCACCGATCGCATCCTCTGGGGCAGCGACTACCCGCACTACGAAGGCACCTATCCCCACACGCGGCTCGCGATCCGTCACGCCTTCAACGACAAGCCCGTTCCCGAGGTGCGCCGCATGCTCGGCGACAACGCGGCCGAGCTCTACGGCTTCGATCTCGCGAAGCTGCAGAAGCTCGCGGACGAGTACGGGCCGAGCGTCGCGGAGGTGGCGCGCAAGCCCGCGGACGAGGAGTTCCCGGCGCTCACGCACACGAACGCGCTGCGCCGCGCCTGA
- a CDS encoding tetratricopeptide repeat protein, translating to MLQSLGHKELLFEAHRARNRGQDRRAIALYKRLLREDPRNIEIALRVAPLLARRGEAFEAWQLFRGAARQLARERRYNDCLAVYAEACRFVPHEFDAWRLRAELELKLGREDKAFEVLLDGRTYFRDAHSRAQAIALLTRARNIEPWDEELVIDLARLYARTGEADAALELLGSLAGHTTRPHVASRIRALQWRITLSPRYAWLWLQAGLRNWIGERRQAGDEGDHPAPFDWRS from the coding sequence GTGCTGCAATCGCTCGGTCACAAAGAGCTGCTGTTCGAGGCCCATCGCGCGCGCAACCGCGGCCAGGACCGCCGCGCCATCGCGCTCTACAAGCGCCTGCTGCGCGAGGACCCGCGCAACATCGAGATCGCGCTGCGCGTGGCGCCGCTGCTCGCCCGCCGCGGCGAGGCCTTCGAGGCCTGGCAGCTCTTCCGCGGCGCCGCCCGCCAGCTCGCGCGCGAGCGCCGCTACAACGACTGCCTCGCCGTCTACGCCGAGGCCTGTCGCTTCGTCCCCCACGAGTTCGACGCCTGGCGGCTGCGCGCGGAGCTCGAGCTCAAGCTCGGGCGCGAGGACAAGGCGTTCGAGGTGCTCCTCGACGGCCGCACCTACTTCCGCGACGCGCACTCGCGCGCCCAGGCGATCGCGCTGCTGACGCGCGCGCGCAACATCGAGCCCTGGGACGAGGAGCTCGTGATCGACCTCGCGCGCCTCTACGCGCGCACCGGCGAGGCCGACGCGGCGCTCGAGCTGCTCGGCTCGCTCGCCGGCCACACGACGCGGCCGCACGTCGCGAGCCGCATCCGCGCCCTGCAGTGGCGCATCACGCTCTCGCCTCGTTATGCGTGGCTGTGGCTCCAGGCCGGCCTGCGCAACTGGATCGGCGAGCGGCGCCAGGCCGGCGACGAGGGCGACCACCCCGCGCCGTTCGACTGGCGCTCGTGA